One Sulfurovum sp. TSL1 DNA segment encodes these proteins:
- a CDS encoding UPF0323 family lipoprotein produces MKQLRKLSTMATATGLGALLATGVTGCFSNNQQQQQEKKAQNAFVIIEETAPGRYQIKDEFPAEETRIVLRQMDGTERILTQPEMDALVAQEAAKIDNGTSNLTKAQDPQMSQQGGMGLGEILLSSMAGAVIGSWIGSKLFGNQNYQNNRQAGYKSPSTYTRSQKSFEAAKKSSAKRSGFFGSKSTSSRTGGFFGG; encoded by the coding sequence ATGAAACAGTTAAGAAAACTTTCAACCATGGCAACAGCAACCGGTCTTGGTGCACTTTTGGCTACTGGTGTCACAGGTTGTTTCAGCAATAACCAGCAACAGCAACAAGAAAAAAAAGCGCAAAATGCCTTTGTCATTATAGAAGAGACTGCTCCGGGCAGATACCAGATCAAAGATGAGTTTCCAGCAGAAGAGACACGTATCGTACTGAGACAAATGGATGGGACAGAACGTATATTGACCCAGCCTGAAATGGATGCCCTGGTTGCCCAGGAGGCAGCCAAGATCGACAATGGAACGTCCAACCTGACCAAAGCACAAGATCCTCAAATGTCACAACAGGGAGGCATGGGTCTAGGAGAAATACTTCTCTCCAGTATGGCGGGAGCGGTCATCGGTTCCTGGATCGGCTCAAAGCTTTTTGGCAACCAAAACTACCAGAACAACAGACAAGCAGGATACAAATCTCCCTCAACCTATACAAGAAGTCAAAAAAGTTTTGAAGCAGCTAAAAAAAGCAGTGCCAAAAGAAGCGGATTTTTTGGAAGTAAAAGTACTTCAAGCCGTACCGGCGGTTTTTTTGGTGGCTAA
- the ftsZ gene encoding cell division protein FtsZ — translation MEEFEIDIVETKCHTNGAKIKAIGVGGGGGNMINHMISEGINTIDLIVANTDAQALESSLAPYKMQLGINATRGLGAGMLPEKGREAALESFEDIKKMLEGSDIVFISAGLGGGTGTGAAPIIAQAAKEVGALTVSIVTSPFKFEGRKRTKLAKEGLEELKRESDSIIVVPNEKLLSIVEKNLGIKESFRMVDDILAQAVGGISKVILSHGENDINLDFADVKTVMSHRGLALMGAGYASGKNAAYDAAKAAIESPLLDNISIDGAMGVLVHFDIHPDYPIMEIGEAMSIVEESADEDASVIFGTTTNVNMAVDEVKITIVATGFEDKNAVPEPTVTKQKTLLSANTCDINTVRSKMVVGGYNGENEDILDVPTFLRKQMD, via the coding sequence ATGGAAGAGTTTGAAATAGATATCGTTGAAACGAAATGTCACACAAATGGGGCAAAGATTAAAGCTATCGGCGTCGGTGGCGGCGGTGGTAACATGATCAATCACATGATCAGCGAAGGGATCAACACGATCGATCTCATCGTGGCCAATACGGATGCACAAGCACTGGAGAGTTCTTTGGCACCATACAAAATGCAATTGGGCATCAATGCTACAAGAGGACTGGGGGCAGGTATGCTTCCGGAGAAAGGTAGAGAAGCTGCACTTGAAAGCTTTGAAGATATCAAAAAGATGCTTGAAGGTTCTGATATCGTCTTTATCTCTGCAGGTCTTGGTGGCGGTACAGGGACAGGTGCTGCACCGATCATTGCGCAGGCGGCAAAAGAAGTGGGTGCACTGACTGTTTCTATCGTAACAAGTCCTTTCAAATTTGAAGGTAGAAAAAGAACAAAACTTGCGAAAGAAGGCTTAGAAGAACTCAAAAGAGAGAGTGATTCTATCATTGTCGTACCGAATGAAAAACTTCTTTCTATCGTTGAGAAAAACCTTGGTATCAAAGAGAGCTTTAGAATGGTAGATGATATTCTTGCTCAGGCCGTAGGTGGTATCTCTAAAGTGATTCTTTCTCATGGGGAAAATGATATCAACCTTGACTTTGCCGATGTGAAAACAGTGATGAGTCACAGAGGACTTGCGCTTATGGGTGCTGGATATGCGTCAGGTAAGAATGCAGCCTATGATGCGGCAAAAGCGGCGATCGAATCTCCTCTTCTTGACAACATCTCTATCGATGGTGCGATGGGTGTACTTGTACACTTTGACATCCATCCTGATTATCCTATTATGGAGATCGGTGAAGCTATGAGTATTGTTGAAGAGAGTGCTGATGAAGATGCATCTGTCATCTTTGGTACAACAACCAATGTGAACATGGCTGTTGACGAAGTGAAGATCACTATCGTTGCTACCGGATTTGAAGATAAAAACGCTGTGCCTGAGCCGACAGTCACAAAACAAAAGACACTGTTAAGTGCAAATACTTGTGACATCAATACAGTAAGAAGTAAAATGGTTGTAGGTGGATACAATGGTGAAAATGAAGATATCTTGGATGTACCTACATTTCTTAGAAAACAGATGGACTAA
- the ftsA gene encoding cell division protein FtsA encodes MSDTILAIDIGSTKICAIIAEIQDSEVTIQGHGISKSQGVKKGAITNIELASKSIKKAINDAKRIAGSNITSATVSISNAYAKSLNSTGIVNIPHKDISIKEINRVMQTALYNANVPTEYDVIHVLPYNFRVDDQDFIEDPFGMNASRMEVDVNIIMTQKSNLSNLKKAVRSAGVEIDGIVLSGYASAIATMDEDEKELGVAVIDLGGQTSNLVIHTGNSIRYNDFLGVGSNHITNDLSMALHTPLQIAENVKIRHGSLIESSNEVIELPIIGDEESRNGVSLEVVHSVIFSRVEEALMILSKSLEKSALKEQIGAGIILTGGMTKLKGMRELAQAIFTGMPVRVGYPDNVNGLFEELKDPAFSTVVGLLLYQAGGHTQYEINFQQELLHSKAMFEDNLNDIRIGHSPNTEEAQTTRAHKDEKEHKLKDQEESDISFDDLPDLGRENKNPLKKLASWARQLF; translated from the coding sequence TTGAGCGACACAATTTTAGCTATTGATATCGGTTCCACTAAAATATGTGCTATCATCGCTGAAATACAAGACTCCGAGGTCACCATTCAAGGACATGGCATCTCTAAATCCCAAGGGGTGAAGAAAGGTGCGATCACCAATATAGAACTTGCTTCTAAATCCATCAAAAAAGCCATCAACGATGCAAAACGTATTGCAGGGAGTAACATTACTTCTGCAACGGTTTCTATCTCCAATGCCTATGCCAAAAGTCTGAACTCTACGGGTATTGTCAACATCCCTCATAAAGACATCTCCATCAAAGAGATCAATCGTGTAATGCAGACAGCACTCTACAATGCCAATGTGCCGACTGAGTATGACGTCATCCATGTCTTGCCTTACAATTTCAGAGTGGATGATCAAGACTTCATAGAAGATCCGTTCGGTATGAATGCCAGTCGTATGGAAGTAGATGTCAACATCATCATGACACAAAAATCAAACCTTTCCAATCTTAAAAAAGCCGTGCGTTCTGCCGGTGTTGAGATAGACGGTATTGTCTTGAGCGGTTATGCTTCTGCTATTGCTACGATGGATGAAGATGAAAAAGAGCTTGGTGTTGCAGTGATCGACCTGGGCGGTCAAACAAGTAATCTCGTCATACATACGGGGAACTCCATCCGATACAATGATTTCCTGGGTGTAGGGTCAAACCATATCACCAATGACCTTTCCATGGCACTGCATACGCCTCTGCAGATAGCAGAAAATGTCAAAATACGTCATGGAAGTCTCATAGAGAGTTCCAATGAAGTTATAGAACTCCCGATCATTGGTGATGAAGAGAGCCGTAATGGTGTCTCCCTGGAAGTGGTCCATTCTGTGATTTTCTCACGTGTAGAAGAGGCACTCATGATCTTGTCCAAGTCATTGGAAAAATCTGCATTGAAAGAGCAAATAGGTGCCGGTATTATCTTGACCGGAGGTATGACAAAACTTAAAGGTATGAGAGAGCTGGCACAGGCCATCTTCACAGGTATGCCTGTAAGAGTGGGCTACCCGGATAATGTCAATGGTCTTTTTGAGGAGCTCAAAGATCCGGCATTTTCAACCGTTGTGGGTTTACTGCTCTATCAAGCAGGAGGACATACACAATATGAGATCAATTTCCAGCAAGAGTTACTCCATTCAAAGGCGATGTTCGAAGATAACCTCAATGACATCAGGATAGGTCATTCACCGAATACCGAAGAGGCACAGACAACCCGAGCTCATAAAGACGAGAAAGAACATAAACTAAAAGATCAGGAAGAGTCAGACATCTCATTTGACGATCTTCCCGATCTAGGTCGTGAAAATAAAAATCCATTAAAAAAACTGGCGAGTTGGGCAAGACAGCTTTTTTAA
- a CDS encoding peptidylprolyl isomerase: MISWMQKHNKYLVWTIWVATVAFIGAGFVGWGSYNFGSKAGSVAKVGDIEIKQTKLNMVYSNLYNQYNQAMQGQLDEKTAQEMGLVKQAFARLATQAKILNFAKDMGIIVSDAEVAQKLQEIRAFQKDGVFVKEIYEGYLKSQKLRANAFEETLREELILEKTFSLLAVDTLPLEEEAISAAMNVSDKLAYKVLTNDDLNFVTDEAKVKAYWEMQKENFLTPQMYELSILWTQSKDTPVTDDELKAHYDANSFNYTDGTGKQLPFEEAKVLVTKDLKIKKTKKTAQKAYIAFKKGSLDNSEKISLPMGDDQLTEEVWSALKEKSVGDILKPKVVGDAYATVKIENIVLPKVKTYEEAKKEVTVLYENQAKKEALLALAETTLEHFDQNDAIISDFVKLEDNVNLNPLNTQESLQFLQKLFTSSKEKGIISVFDKVIVYNILEQKLLPMDDNQTALVKETANKLKQSTFESNLIKMLDKQYPTEVYMGGLTN, from the coding sequence ATGATTAGTTGGATGCAAAAACACAATAAATACCTGGTATGGACGATCTGGGTAGCAACCGTCGCATTTATTGGTGCCGGTTTTGTAGGTTGGGGAAGTTACAATTTTGGTTCAAAAGCAGGGAGTGTTGCCAAAGTCGGTGACATAGAGATCAAACAAACAAAACTCAACATGGTATACAGCAATCTATACAACCAATACAATCAGGCAATGCAAGGACAACTGGATGAGAAAACCGCCCAAGAGATGGGACTGGTCAAACAGGCCTTTGCCAGATTGGCAACACAGGCGAAGATCTTGAACTTTGCAAAAGACATGGGTATCATTGTTTCAGATGCTGAAGTCGCACAGAAATTACAAGAGATCAGAGCGTTCCAGAAAGATGGTGTTTTCGTGAAAGAGATCTATGAGGGTTACCTGAAAAGTCAGAAACTCAGGGCCAATGCCTTTGAAGAGACACTGAGAGAAGAGCTTATCCTGGAAAAGACATTTTCACTGCTTGCGGTAGATACTCTGCCACTTGAAGAAGAAGCTATCTCTGCAGCGATGAATGTCAGTGACAAGCTGGCATACAAAGTATTGACAAACGATGATCTCAACTTCGTCACCGATGAAGCAAAAGTGAAAGCCTACTGGGAAATGCAAAAAGAGAACTTTTTGACCCCGCAAATGTATGAACTCTCTATTTTGTGGACACAAAGCAAAGATACGCCTGTCACGGATGATGAACTCAAAGCACACTATGACGCAAATAGCTTCAACTATACAGACGGAACAGGGAAACAACTTCCTTTCGAAGAAGCCAAAGTACTGGTCACCAAAGATCTCAAAATCAAGAAAACAAAAAAAACAGCACAGAAAGCATATATCGCATTTAAAAAAGGTAGCCTTGACAACAGTGAGAAGATCTCGCTTCCAATGGGTGATGATCAGCTTACAGAGGAAGTATGGAGTGCCTTGAAGGAAAAATCTGTAGGCGATATCCTTAAACCTAAAGTTGTTGGAGACGCCTATGCCACGGTAAAAATAGAGAATATTGTCCTACCCAAGGTCAAAACCTACGAAGAGGCTAAAAAGGAAGTGACTGTACTGTATGAAAACCAGGCTAAAAAAGAAGCCCTTTTAGCCTTGGCAGAGACCACACTTGAACACTTTGATCAAAACGATGCGATCATCTCGGATTTTGTCAAATTGGAAGATAATGTCAACCTGAATCCACTAAATACACAAGAAAGTTTACAATTTTTACAAAAACTCTTTACATCATCAAAAGAAAAAGGTATCATAAGCGTATTCGATAAGGTTATAGTTTATAATATCTTAGAACAAAAACTGCTGCCTATGGATGACAATCAGACAGCGCTTGTAAAAGAAACGGCAAATAAACTGAAACAAAGTACATTTGAATCGAATCTGATTAAGATGTTAGATAAACAATATCCTACAGAAGTCTATATGGGAGGGCTGACAAATTGA
- a CDS encoding adenosylmethionine--8-amino-7-oxononanoate transaminase yields the protein MTDQNAKMMQRDLEVIWHPCTQMKDHETLPLVPIKSGKGVYLYDFEGNAYIDAVSSWWVNIFGHANETINTKIKAQLDTLEHVLLAGFTHEPAIELAHKLVNITPHGLDKVFYVDNGSSAVEAALKMSYHYHLNKGKRKALFLSLTNSYHGETIGALSVGDVELYKDTYAPLLIANMQVPVPKDQSVEAAQEALQALEEVLKEKGDEIAAFIIEPLIQGAGGMHMYHPAYLSGARALTQQYGVHLITDEIMTGFGRTGKMFACDHAEISPDFMTLSKALTGGYLALSVVMTTVDVYEAFYCDYNEYKAFLHSHSYTGNPLACAAALATLEIFEQNDIIGENEKKSRYIKEALEKFSVLSNVKEIRQQGMVTAIELKGYETTERIGVKIYEYALTQGVLLRPLGHIIYFMPPYVISYEEIDKMIEVAYAGVKKVAK from the coding sequence ATGACTGATCAAAATGCAAAAATGATGCAGCGAGACCTGGAAGTGATATGGCATCCGTGTACACAAATGAAGGATCATGAAACTTTGCCATTGGTCCCCATTAAATCCGGGAAAGGTGTCTATCTTTATGATTTTGAAGGTAATGCCTATATCGATGCGGTCAGCTCCTGGTGGGTCAATATTTTCGGACATGCCAATGAAACGATCAACACGAAGATCAAAGCACAGCTTGACACATTGGAACATGTACTCCTGGCAGGCTTCACACATGAACCGGCTATAGAACTTGCACATAAACTGGTCAATATAACGCCTCACGGTCTGGACAAAGTTTTTTATGTAGACAATGGTTCTTCTGCAGTGGAAGCAGCATTAAAAATGAGTTACCATTACCATCTCAACAAGGGAAAGCGTAAGGCACTTTTCCTTTCATTGACAAATTCGTATCATGGAGAGACAATCGGTGCATTGAGTGTAGGGGATGTCGAACTCTATAAAGATACCTATGCGCCTCTGCTCATTGCCAATATGCAAGTACCTGTACCCAAAGACCAAAGTGTAGAAGCTGCCCAAGAAGCATTGCAGGCGTTGGAAGAAGTCTTAAAAGAGAAGGGGGATGAGATAGCAGCCTTTATCATTGAGCCTCTCATTCAGGGTGCAGGAGGGATGCATATGTACCATCCTGCCTATCTTTCAGGGGCAAGAGCATTGACACAACAGTACGGTGTGCATCTCATCACAGATGAGATCATGACAGGATTTGGACGTACGGGAAAGATGTTTGCCTGTGATCATGCAGAGATATCGCCTGATTTCATGACCCTCTCTAAAGCTTTGACAGGAGGGTATCTGGCGCTCTCTGTGGTCATGACGACCGTTGATGTCTATGAGGCTTTTTATTGTGACTATAATGAATACAAAGCTTTTTTGCATTCGCACAGTTACACAGGGAACCCTTTGGCATGTGCTGCTGCATTGGCTACTTTGGAGATATTTGAACAGAATGATATCATAGGAGAGAATGAGAAAAAAAGCAGGTATATTAAAGAAGCGTTGGAAAAGTTTTCTGTTTTATCCAATGTAAAAGAGATACGGCAGCAGGGTATGGTCACCGCCATAGAGTTAAAGGGGTACGAAACCACTGAACGTATAGGTGTAAAGATCTACGAATATGCTTTAACACAGGGGGTCTTACTCAGACCACTGGGACATATCATCTATTTTATGCCTCCGTATGTCATCTCTTATGAAGAGATAGACAAAATGATAGAGGTGGCCTATGCAGGGGTAAAAAAAGTAGCGAAATAA
- a CDS encoding tetratricopeptide repeat protein, producing the protein MNQTQKRLSIINHAISITDVETIQLQILKLGLLKTDLKIQEIITSIQAENYAKAQGLINQYIETPTEDILQRTSQQAQAAMAAEEQAIIDEFDLFVTSHRNEKPQEIDMNDFLLDEFPEETKVETKVEQKQVEHSAFDALLNIDVDHVLTDNITLDVTQTSTDTFFESPKKADHTDKDTFFDNQESEKNEPVIEESMPQETETFIQKELPSKDELLKELKPAIKREEETRSQQYKAIPYIAQKLNSMKKQYPMKERTYEKFDSVENLLRKISQEGYTEEEIEETLTSVKHLNEEGKESEAAQLLLICAASESKFAKFMLARELFKGVILTKNIPEAFAHMHSLALEDYPEALCDIAQFYEHGIETNQDKKKAEQFYKEAMEFGIKRAEKHYHRLQKENRRFFKK; encoded by the coding sequence ATGAATCAGACACAGAAAAGATTAAGCATCATTAACCATGCAATTTCCATCACTGATGTAGAGACCATACAGCTTCAGATCTTAAAGTTGGGGCTCCTTAAAACAGATCTGAAAATCCAGGAGATCATTACATCCATTCAGGCAGAGAACTATGCAAAGGCTCAAGGTCTTATTAACCAATATATTGAAACACCCACAGAAGATATACTGCAAAGAACCTCACAGCAAGCACAAGCTGCTATGGCAGCAGAAGAGCAAGCTATCATAGATGAGTTCGATCTTTTTGTCACATCACATAGAAATGAGAAACCTCAAGAGATCGATATGAATGATTTTCTTCTTGATGAATTTCCTGAAGAGACAAAAGTAGAAACAAAAGTGGAACAAAAACAAGTGGAGCATAGTGCTTTTGATGCCCTTCTCAATATTGACGTGGACCATGTACTGACTGACAACATTACATTGGATGTTACACAGACTTCCACAGATACTTTCTTTGAATCTCCAAAAAAGGCAGATCATACAGATAAAGATACCTTTTTTGATAACCAAGAGAGTGAAAAAAATGAACCGGTCATAGAAGAGTCTATGCCCCAAGAGACTGAGACATTCATACAAAAAGAACTGCCCTCCAAAGATGAACTCCTCAAGGAGCTCAAACCTGCTATAAAGAGAGAAGAAGAAACACGTTCACAGCAATATAAAGCGATTCCTTACATTGCTCAGAAACTGAACAGTATGAAAAAGCAGTATCCGATGAAAGAAAGAACCTATGAAAAGTTTGATTCTGTTGAAAACCTCTTAAGAAAGATCTCTCAGGAGGGGTATACGGAAGAGGAGATAGAAGAAACGCTCACATCTGTCAAACACTTAAATGAAGAGGGTAAAGAGAGTGAAGCCGCTCAACTCCTGCTTATCTGTGCTGCTTCAGAATCAAAGTTTGCCAAGTTTATGTTGGCCCGAGAGCTCTTTAAGGGTGTTATACTCACAAAAAACATCCCTGAAGCCTTTGCACATATGCATAGTTTAGCCCTTGAAGATTACCCTGAAGCACTCTGTGACATAGCACAGTTTTATGAACACGGTATAGAGACGAACCAGGACAAAAAAAAGGCTGAACAGTTCTACAAAGAAGCCATGGAGTTTGGTATTAAACGTGCCGAAAAGCATTATCACCGTTTACAAAAAGAAAACCGCCGTTTCTTTAAAAAGTAA